One stretch of Streptomyces agglomeratus DNA includes these proteins:
- a CDS encoding SCO5918 family protein encodes MRCVIARFPFDLVKTEVLAAMKGIKPEPVVGESVIVGRRHYPVKQVGEVITRQDRRDFTASEVTRALTRLGFTCRPAPGLAPVAGVAARLTPLAAASAMLGTSAVA; translated from the coding sequence ATGCGCTGCGTCATCGCCCGCTTCCCGTTCGACCTGGTCAAGACGGAGGTGCTGGCAGCGATGAAGGGCATCAAGCCCGAACCCGTCGTGGGCGAGTCCGTGATCGTCGGCCGCCGCCACTACCCCGTCAAGCAGGTGGGTGAAGTCATCACCCGACAGGACCGGCGCGACTTCACCGCGAGCGAGGTGACCAGGGCGCTGACCCGACTCGGTTTCACCTGCCGCCCGGCGCCCGGCCTCGCTCCGGTCGCGGGGGTCGCCGCACGGCTCACCCCGCTGGCCGCGGCGTCCGCCATGCTCGGTACCTCGGCAGTCGCGTAA
- a CDS encoding cold shock domain-containing protein — MATGTVKWFNAAKGFGFIEQTDGAEVFAHFSHIADRDLFSLLEGQKVHFDVMHAARAPYAENIVTA; from the coding sequence ATGGCTACTGGCACCGTGAAGTGGTTCAACGCGGCCAAGGGCTTCGGATTCATCGAGCAGACGGACGGCGCCGAGGTGTTCGCCCACTTCTCACACATCGCCGATCGGGACCTCTTCTCGCTGCTCGAAGGGCAGAAGGTGCACTTCGACGTCATGCACGCCGCACGCGCCCCGTACGCGGAGAACATCGTCACGGCCTGA
- a CDS encoding phage holin family protein produces the protein MQELSQDVIALVREDVAQVKAELLAAVAEGRRGSAALGAGGVLGVLALLAAQESVIRALERVWPAQRVAGVLAAAYGAGALAFAGYGRARWREARAASQEALACSLDAVEQAANELSGK, from the coding sequence ATGCAGGAACTGTCTCAGGATGTGATCGCGTTGGTACGTGAGGACGTTGCACAGGTCAAGGCGGAGTTGCTGGCCGCCGTGGCCGAGGGGCGCCGGGGATCGGCCGCGTTGGGCGCGGGCGGAGTACTCGGAGTGCTGGCACTGCTCGCGGCACAGGAATCGGTGATACGCGCGCTGGAGCGCGTGTGGCCGGCGCAGCGCGTGGCCGGGGTGCTGGCGGCCGCGTACGGGGCCGGTGCGCTGGCGTTCGCCGGGTACGGCCGGGCGAGATGGCGGGAGGCCCGAGCCGCGTCGCAGGAAGCGCTGGCGTGTTCGCTGGACGCGGTGGAGCAGGCGGCGAACGAGCTGAGCGGCAAGTGA
- a CDS encoding RNA polymerase sigma factor — translation MNEALLRSLTPSVLGILVRRGADFAAAEDAVQDALVEAVRVWPTGPTPSSRSGSGGEDPIRDPKGWLVTVAWRKFLDATRADAARRRREDLVDEEPAPGPAPAVDDTLQLYFLCAHPSLTPSSAVALTLRAVGGLTTRQIAQAYLVPEATMAQRISRAKRMVSGVRFDQPGDVATVLRVLYLVFNEGYSGDVDLAAEAIRLTRQLAAAIDHPEVAGLLALMLLHHARRAARTAPDGSLVPLAEQDRGRWDTESIAEGVEILQAALARDRLGEFQAQAAIAALHADAPTAEETDWTQIVEWYDELARLTDSPVVRLNRAVAVGEADGPRAGLAALASLDESSARSRTGTSRGCPVPRRAAVAAYLHERDGDLATAARLYAEAAREATNLAERDHLTRQAARLNARRRR, via the coding sequence ATGAACGAGGCACTGCTCCGGAGCCTCACACCGAGCGTGCTCGGGATCCTCGTCCGCCGCGGAGCCGACTTCGCGGCGGCCGAGGACGCCGTGCAGGACGCGCTGGTCGAGGCGGTCCGTGTCTGGCCGACCGGCCCCACCCCGAGCTCTCGATCCGGCTCGGGCGGGGAAGACCCCATTCGGGACCCGAAGGGCTGGCTGGTCACGGTGGCCTGGCGCAAGTTCCTCGACGCGACCCGTGCGGACGCCGCCCGCCGCCGGCGCGAGGACCTCGTCGACGAGGAACCGGCGCCGGGGCCCGCGCCCGCCGTGGACGACACGCTCCAGCTCTACTTCCTGTGCGCGCACCCGTCGCTGACACCCTCGTCGGCGGTCGCGCTCACGCTGCGCGCCGTCGGCGGGCTGACCACCCGCCAGATCGCCCAGGCCTATCTGGTGCCCGAGGCCACCATGGCGCAGCGCATCAGCCGGGCCAAGCGCATGGTCTCCGGCGTGCGGTTCGACCAGCCCGGTGACGTCGCCACCGTGCTGCGCGTCCTCTATCTGGTCTTCAACGAGGGCTATTCCGGCGACGTCGACCTCGCCGCCGAGGCCATCCGGCTCACCCGGCAGCTCGCTGCCGCGATCGACCACCCCGAGGTGGCGGGACTGCTCGCCCTCATGCTGCTCCACCATGCCCGGCGCGCCGCCCGGACCGCACCCGACGGCAGTCTGGTCCCGCTCGCCGAGCAGGACCGCGGCCGGTGGGACACCGAGTCGATCGCCGAGGGCGTCGAGATCCTCCAGGCGGCCCTCGCCCGCGACCGGCTGGGCGAGTTCCAGGCACAGGCCGCCATCGCGGCGCTCCACGCCGACGCGCCCACAGCCGAGGAGACCGACTGGACGCAGATCGTCGAGTGGTACGACGAGCTCGCGCGCCTGACCGACAGCCCGGTCGTCCGGCTCAACCGCGCCGTGGCCGTGGGCGAGGCAGACGGGCCGCGCGCCGGTCTGGCGGCGCTCGCGTCCCTGGACGAGTCTTCCGCACGTTCACGGACTGGCACGAGCAGGGGATGTCCCGTCCCCCGCCGTGCCGCGGTGGCGGCGTACCTCCACGAGCGCGACGGTGACCTGGCGACGGCGGCGCGGCTGTACGCCGAGGCGGCCCGCGAGGCGACCAATCTCGCCGAGCGCGACCACCTGACGCGCCAGGCCGCCCGGCTCAACGCGCGCCGGCGTCGCTGA
- a CDS encoding YciI family protein: MAKYLLLKHYRGAPAPVNDVPMDQWTPEEISAHVQYMNDFAARLEKTGEFVDGQALAPEGMFVRYDGEGRPPVTDGPFAETKDLIAGWMVIDVDSYERAVELAGELSAAPGAGGKPIHEWLEVRPFLAAHPTVTE; encoded by the coding sequence ATGGCCAAGTACTTGCTGCTCAAGCACTACCGCGGCGCCCCGGCTCCGGTCAACGACGTACCTATGGACCAGTGGACGCCGGAGGAGATCTCGGCCCACGTGCAGTACATGAACGACTTCGCGGCCCGGCTCGAGAAGACCGGCGAATTCGTCGACGGTCAGGCGCTCGCCCCCGAGGGGATGTTCGTACGGTACGACGGCGAGGGGCGTCCGCCGGTCACCGACGGCCCGTTCGCCGAGACCAAGGACCTCATCGCCGGCTGGATGGTGATCGACGTGGACAGCTACGAGCGCGCCGTCGAGCTGGCCGGAGAGCTGTCGGCCGCCCCCGGGGCGGGCGGCAAGCCGATCCACGAGTGGCTTGAGGTACGCCCCTTCCTGGCCGCACATCCCACCGTCACGGAGTGA
- a CDS encoding IS5 family transposase (programmed frameshift), which produces MVGIVERLVPDELWELFQRVVPEAPSRPQGGGRRRHGDREVLAAIVFVATSGCTWQQLPSASFGPSGATAHRRFSEWSKARVWAKLHRLVLDELGARGELDWSRCAIDSVNMRALKKGDLTGPNPVDRGKYGSKIHLITERSGLPISVGISGANLHDSQALIPLVKGIPPIRSRRGRRRRKPGKLHADKGYDYNHLRRWLRGRGITHRISRKGVESSQRLGRHRWTVERTMAWLAGCRRLHRRYERKADHFLAFTSIACTLICYHRLAKRDGL; this is translated from the exons ATGGTGGGGATCGTTGAGCGGCTGGTGCCGGACGAGCTGTGGGAGTTGTTCCAGCGGGTGGTGCCGGAGGCGCCGTCGCGGCCGCAAGGTGGTGGCCGGCGGCGGCACGGTGACCGGGAGGTGCTGGCCGCGATCGTGTTCGTGGCCACGTCGGGCTGCACCTGGCAGCAGTTGCCTTCCGCGTCGTTCGGCCCGTCCGGGGCGACGGCCCACCGGCGGTTCTCGGAGTGGTCGAAGGCCAGGGTGTGGGCCAAGCTCCACCGCCTGGTCCTCGACGAACTCGGGGCTCGTGGCGAGCTGGACTGGTCGCGGTGCGCGATCGACTCGGTGAACATGCGAGCCCTGAAAA AGGGGGACCTGACAGGTCCGAATCCTGTCGACCGGGGCAAGTACGGCTCGAAGATCCACCTGATCACGGAACGCTCCGGTCTGCCCATCTCCGTCGGAATCTCCGGGGCCAACCTGCATGACAGCCAGGCCCTGATCCCTCTCGTGAAGGGCATCCCGCCGATCCGCTCGCGCCGTGGCCGACGGCGGCGCAAGCCTGGCAAGCTCCACGCCGACAAGGGCTACGACTACAACCACCTGCGACGATGGTTACGCGGGCGAGGCATTACCCACCGCATCTCCCGCAAGGGAGTTGAGTCCTCACAACGCCTGGGCCGCCACCGCTGGACCGTGGAACGCACGATGGCATGGCTCGCTGGATGCCGCCGCCTCCACCGCCGCTACGAGCGCAAAGCCGACCACTTCCTGGCCTTCACCAGCATCGCCTGCACCCTCATCTGCTACCACAGACTCGCCAAACGAGATGGTCTCTAA